GCGTATTTGCGAGATGCTCGCCAGACGCCAGCCGGACCTGACCGTTTGCATGGAGCAGGTGCACAAGCCCCATAACGTCTCCGCCATCATTCGTACTGCCGATGCCGTAGGCGTGCATGAAGTGCACGCCGTTTGGCCAGGAAGCCGTATGCGCACCATGGCATCTTCCGCCGCAGGAAGTAACTCCTGGGTTGAAGTCAAAACGCACAAGACTATCGGCGAAGCCGTCGGCCAGCTCAAAAGCAGCGGTATGCAGATTCTGGCCACCCATCTTTCAGATAAAGCCGTCGATTTCCGCGAGATAGACTACACGCGCCCAACCTGCATCCTGATGGGCCAGGAAAAAACCGGCATTACCGAAGAAGCGCTGGCGCTTGCAGACCAGGACATCATTATTCCGATGATCGGCATGGTGCAGTCGCTGAACGTGTCCGTTGCTTCCGCGCTGATCCTTTATGAGGCACAGCGCCAGCGTCAAAACGCAGGCATGTATCGCCGTGAAAACAGCACGCTACCGGAATCCGAGCAGCAGAGGCTGCTGTTTGAAGGCGGCTATCCTGTTCTGGCGAACGTCTCCCGCCGTAAAGGCTTACCGTACCCATATGTGAATCAGCAGGGTGAGATAGAAGCTGATGCTGCATGGTGGGCAACGATGCAGTCTGCGAAGTAAGCTATGAAAGGCCGCCTGCTGGATGCCATACCGCTAAGCACGCTTGCCGGAGTGGGTGCCAGCCAGAGCGGCAAGCTGGCCAAAATTGGCCTGCACACGATTCAGGATCTGCTGCTGCACCTGCCGCTTCGTTACGAAGACCGCACGCATCTCTACCCCATAAACGATCTCCAGCCCGGCCTGTACGCCACGGTGGAAGGCGAAGTGCTGAACTGCAATATCACCTTCGGCGGCCGCCGAATGATGACCTGCCAGATAAGCGACGGCACCGGCATTCTTACGATGCGTTTCTTTAATTTCAACGCGGCGATGAAGAACAGTCTTTCCACCGGGAAGCGCGTGCTCGCGTACGGCGAAGCCAAACGCGGTAAATACGGTGCCGAGATGTTCCATCCTGAATACCGTATTCAGGGAGATCTCAGTACGCCGGATCTGCAGGAAACGCTCACGCCGGTTTACCCGACGACAGAAGGCATCCGCCAGGCAACGCTACGTAAGCTGACCGACCAGGCGCTTGAGCTGCTGGATACCTGCGCGATTACGGAACTGCTGCCCGCCGAGCTGAACCAGGGCATGATGAGCCTGCCGGAAGCATTGCGTACCCTGCACCGGCCGCCGCCGGACATGAAACTTGCCGATCTCGATACCGGCAAACACCCGGCGCAGCAGCGGCTGATCCTCGAAGAGCTGCTCGCCCATAATCTGAGCATGCTGGCGTTACGCGCCGGAGCGCAGCGTTACCATGCGCTGCCGCTGGTCAATCACGACGATCTAAAAAACCAACTGCTCGCTGCCCTGCCCTTTAAACCTACCGGCGCACAGGAGAGAGTGGTTGCGGAGATAGAACGCGACATGGCGCTGGACGTCCCAATGATGCGCCTGGTGCAGGGCGATGTCGGCTCCGGTAAAACGCTGGTTGCCGCGCTTGCCGCCCTGAGAGCCATTGCTCACGGTAAACAGGTCGGCCTGATGGCGCCCACTGAACTGCTTGCTGAGCAGCACGCCAACAACTTCCGCCAGTGGTTTGAGCCATTAGGTATCGAAGTGGGCTGGCTTGCCGGGAAGCAGAAGGGGAAAGCCAGAATTGCGCAACAGGAAGCTATCGCCAGCGGCCAGGTCTCCATGGTGGTCGGTACTCACGCTATTTTCCAGGAACAGGTTCAGTTTGCCGGTCTGGCGCTGGTCATCATCGATGAACAACACCGCTTTGGCGTGCATCAGCGCCTGGCGCTGTGGGAGAAAGGCCAGATTCAGGGCTTCCATCCTCATCAGTTAATCATGACCGCGACCCCCATTCCCCGCACGCTGGCGATGACGGCCTATGCCGATCTCGATACCTCTGTTATTGATGAGCTGCCGCCAGGGCGAACGCCGGTGACCACCGTCGCGATTGCCGACACCCGGCGCAGCGAAATCATCGAGCGTGTACGCAACGCCTGCCGCGACGAAAAACGTCAGGCTTACTGGGTTTGCACGCTGATTGAAGAGTCTGAATTGCTGGAAGCCCAGGCTGCGGAAGTCACGTGGGAAGAACTAAAAACCGCGCTCCCGGAGCTTAACGTTGGCCTGGTGCATGGACGTATGAAGCCGCAGGAAAAACAGGCGGTAATGCAGGCCTTTAAGCAGGGCGAACTGCATCTTCTGGTCGCCACTACGGTGATTGAAGTCGGTGTGGATGTGCCCAACGCCAGCCTGATGATCATCGAAAACCCCGAACGTTTAGGGCTTGCGCAGCTCCACCAGCTTCGCGGCCGCGTCGGCCGTGGCGCAGTGGCCTCTCATTGCGTACTGCTTTATAAATCCCCGCTCTCCAAAACGGCACAGCTTCGTCTGCAGGTGCTTAGGGACAGCAACGATGGCTTTGTGATTGCGCAAAAAGATCTGGAGATCCGCGGGCCTGGCGAACTGCTTGGTACTCGCCAGACGGGTAACGCAGAGTTCAAAGTTGCCGATCTGCTGCGGGACCAGGGGATGATCCCGCAGGTTCAGCGCCTGGCTCGTCATATCCACGAACGCTACCCCGACCGAGCCAGGGCGCTTATTGAGCGCTGGATGCCGGAAACGGAACGCTACTCCAACGCTTAAGCAAACCTGCCATGGCATCTAGAGTATTGCCCTTCTTACAGAGGGACAGCGAGTCATTTTATGCCCCGGTTATAACTCATGGCTGATTTATAAAATTTCACTCTTAACTTCTCGCGCTGGCAATCGTTTGCTTTTGCCGTTCAGTCCGTTAAAATCAGCGCTTTTCCAGCCACGAGATAATCTCTGATG
This region of Cedecea lapagei genomic DNA includes:
- the trmH gene encoding tRNA (guanosine(18)-2'-O)-methyltransferase TrmH, which encodes MNPQRYARICEMLARRQPDLTVCMEQVHKPHNVSAIIRTADAVGVHEVHAVWPGSRMRTMASSAAGSNSWVEVKTHKTIGEAVGQLKSSGMQILATHLSDKAVDFREIDYTRPTCILMGQEKTGITEEALALADQDIIIPMIGMVQSLNVSVASALILYEAQRQRQNAGMYRRENSTLPESEQQRLLFEGGYPVLANVSRRKGLPYPYVNQQGEIEADAAWWATMQSAK
- the recG gene encoding ATP-dependent DNA helicase RecG, with the protein product MKGRLLDAIPLSTLAGVGASQSGKLAKIGLHTIQDLLLHLPLRYEDRTHLYPINDLQPGLYATVEGEVLNCNITFGGRRMMTCQISDGTGILTMRFFNFNAAMKNSLSTGKRVLAYGEAKRGKYGAEMFHPEYRIQGDLSTPDLQETLTPVYPTTEGIRQATLRKLTDQALELLDTCAITELLPAELNQGMMSLPEALRTLHRPPPDMKLADLDTGKHPAQQRLILEELLAHNLSMLALRAGAQRYHALPLVNHDDLKNQLLAALPFKPTGAQERVVAEIERDMALDVPMMRLVQGDVGSGKTLVAALAALRAIAHGKQVGLMAPTELLAEQHANNFRQWFEPLGIEVGWLAGKQKGKARIAQQEAIASGQVSMVVGTHAIFQEQVQFAGLALVIIDEQHRFGVHQRLALWEKGQIQGFHPHQLIMTATPIPRTLAMTAYADLDTSVIDELPPGRTPVTTVAIADTRRSEIIERVRNACRDEKRQAYWVCTLIEESELLEAQAAEVTWEELKTALPELNVGLVHGRMKPQEKQAVMQAFKQGELHLLVATTVIEVGVDVPNASLMIIENPERLGLAQLHQLRGRVGRGAVASHCVLLYKSPLSKTAQLRLQVLRDSNDGFVIAQKDLEIRGPGELLGTRQTGNAEFKVADLLRDQGMIPQVQRLARHIHERYPDRARALIERWMPETERYSNA